In a genomic window of Lepisosteus oculatus isolate fLepOcu1 chromosome 5, fLepOcu1.hap2, whole genome shotgun sequence:
- the inka2 gene encoding PAK4-inhibitor INKA2 isoform X1 translates to MEQLSKTELKSMDTCLRRLKQELLSMKEAGDGLHAQMNCMMGALQELKMLQVQTALEQLEISGRSFQGGPADGVSMSPPAEASHPGSRIARREEYHNHRGGSLESSPSSSSSESGSFFCPRRYVKHDLPRKDNHGFRGSNCVEQCPPARVEDLPKILRSLSREGPSLDSEPLPDSTDDSNDWTSSLMCQGRNRQPLVLGDNVFADLVGNWLDLPELEKKSTDEGEEVGRLGEDRGGHPLRLTRSQEICRKFSLTANFFKRVLRSVRPDKDKLLKEKPGWMPLDDARSELFKRPKKASKAKGTFYLPIRPSGQGKNRPFPRTGEETGHRVGIYINRRGQAEVMEPAQAVFDYNTAVWV, encoded by the coding sequence CTTTCCATGAAGGAGGCTGGGGATGGACTGCACGCGCAGATGAACTGCATGATGGGAGCCCTGCAAGAGCTCAAAATGCTCCAGGTACAGACCGCATTGGAGCAGCTGGAGATTTCGGGGAGGTCCTTCCAGGGTGGCCCAGCCGATGGCGTGTCAATGTCTCCTCCAGCAGaggcgtcccatccaggctcCAGGATAGCCAGAAGGGAAGAGTACCATAACCATCGGGGGGGCAGCTTAGAGAGCTCCCCATCATCCTCCAGCTCAGAGAGTGGGAGTTTCTTCTGCCCCAGGAGGTACGTCAAACACGATCTACCGAGGAAGGACAACCACGGCTTTAGGGGAAGCAACTGTGTGGAGCAATGTCCTCCAGCCCGGGTGGAAGATCTTCCCAAGATCCTACGTAGCCTCTCCCGTGAAGGCCCCTCCCTGGACAGTGAACCATTACCAGACAGCACGGATGACTCCAATGACTGGACCTCCTCGCTGATGTGCCAGGGCCGGAACAGACAGCCCTTGGTCCTGGGGGACAACGTCTTCGCTGACCTGGTGGGCAACTGGCTGGACCTTCCGGAGCTGGAGAAGAAATCAACAGATGAGGGAGAAGAGGTGGGAAGGCTGGGGGAGGACAGGGGCGGCCATCCCCTCCGGCTGACCCGTTCGCAGGAGATCTGCAGGAAGTTCTCTCTGACTGCCAATTTTTTCAAGAGGGTCCTGCGCAGCGTCCGCCCGGATAAGGACAAGCTGCTCAAGGAGAAGCCGGGATGGATGCCCCTGGATGACGCCCGCAGTGAGCTCTTCAAGAGGCCCAAGAAGGCAAGCAAGGCCAAGGGCACTTTCTACCTTCCCATCCGGCCCAGCGGGCAGGGCAAAAACAGACCATTCCCCCGGACAGGGGAGGAAACAGGCCACAGGGTGGGGATTTACATCAACCGGAGAGGGCAGGCAGAGGTGATGGAGCCTGCACAGGCGGTATTTGATTACAACACAGCTGTTTGGGTGTAA
- the inka2 gene encoding PAK4-inhibitor INKA2 isoform X2, which translates to MKEAGDGLHAQMNCMMGALQELKMLQVQTALEQLEISGRSFQGGPADGVSMSPPAEASHPGSRIARREEYHNHRGGSLESSPSSSSSESGSFFCPRRYVKHDLPRKDNHGFRGSNCVEQCPPARVEDLPKILRSLSREGPSLDSEPLPDSTDDSNDWTSSLMCQGRNRQPLVLGDNVFADLVGNWLDLPELEKKSTDEGEEVGRLGEDRGGHPLRLTRSQEICRKFSLTANFFKRVLRSVRPDKDKLLKEKPGWMPLDDARSELFKRPKKASKAKGTFYLPIRPSGQGKNRPFPRTGEETGHRVGIYINRRGQAEVMEPAQAVFDYNTAVWV; encoded by the coding sequence ATGAAGGAGGCTGGGGATGGACTGCACGCGCAGATGAACTGCATGATGGGAGCCCTGCAAGAGCTCAAAATGCTCCAGGTACAGACCGCATTGGAGCAGCTGGAGATTTCGGGGAGGTCCTTCCAGGGTGGCCCAGCCGATGGCGTGTCAATGTCTCCTCCAGCAGaggcgtcccatccaggctcCAGGATAGCCAGAAGGGAAGAGTACCATAACCATCGGGGGGGCAGCTTAGAGAGCTCCCCATCATCCTCCAGCTCAGAGAGTGGGAGTTTCTTCTGCCCCAGGAGGTACGTCAAACACGATCTACCGAGGAAGGACAACCACGGCTTTAGGGGAAGCAACTGTGTGGAGCAATGTCCTCCAGCCCGGGTGGAAGATCTTCCCAAGATCCTACGTAGCCTCTCCCGTGAAGGCCCCTCCCTGGACAGTGAACCATTACCAGACAGCACGGATGACTCCAATGACTGGACCTCCTCGCTGATGTGCCAGGGCCGGAACAGACAGCCCTTGGTCCTGGGGGACAACGTCTTCGCTGACCTGGTGGGCAACTGGCTGGACCTTCCGGAGCTGGAGAAGAAATCAACAGATGAGGGAGAAGAGGTGGGAAGGCTGGGGGAGGACAGGGGCGGCCATCCCCTCCGGCTGACCCGTTCGCAGGAGATCTGCAGGAAGTTCTCTCTGACTGCCAATTTTTTCAAGAGGGTCCTGCGCAGCGTCCGCCCGGATAAGGACAAGCTGCTCAAGGAGAAGCCGGGATGGATGCCCCTGGATGACGCCCGCAGTGAGCTCTTCAAGAGGCCCAAGAAGGCAAGCAAGGCCAAGGGCACTTTCTACCTTCCCATCCGGCCCAGCGGGCAGGGCAAAAACAGACCATTCCCCCGGACAGGGGAGGAAACAGGCCACAGGGTGGGGATTTACATCAACCGGAGAGGGCAGGCAGAGGTGATGGAGCCTGCACAGGCGGTATTTGATTACAACACAGCTGTTTGGGTGTAA